In Saccharomyces cerevisiae S288C chromosome VIII, complete sequence, a genomic segment contains:
- the KSP1 gene encoding putative serine/threonine protein kinase KSP1 (Serine/threonine protein kinase; associates with TORC1 and likely involved in TOR signaling cascades; negative regulator of autophagy; nuclear translocation required for haploid filamentous growth; regulates filamentous growth induced nuclear translocation of Bcy1p, Fus3p, and Sks1p; overproduction causes allele-specific suppression of prp20-10; protein abundance increases in response to DNA replication stress) produces the protein MTLDYEIYKEGGILNNRYQKIEDISEGSYGYVSLAKDVREKRLVAVKYIFKLEDDGQYDGPQDDENDCDSSDCDDDEDTKVDTDRHENENGNASSNNGSSREKKHNLYKHKKSLISSKVKSRLSNNICLEAMYEVDIQTKIGRHQNIAALLDFFDSYIIMEYCSGGDLYEAIKADAVPKKTKSITHIITQIMDAIEYVHNKGIYHRDIKPENILISGIDWTIKLTDWGLATTDKTSMDRNVGSERYMSPELFDSNLDIKERKEPYDCAKVDLWAMGIVFLNIVFHKNPFSIANQSDKSFCYFAANREALFDVFSTMAYDFFQVLRYSLTIDPANRDLKMMRTELQNLSEYTLDDEYYNNLDEGYEETMIDGLPPQPVPPSSAPVSLPTPISSSNKQHMPEFKKDFNFNNVNERKRSDVSQNQNVASGFFKKPSTQQQKFFNQGYNTTLSTHERAKSAPKFKFKKRNKYGRTDNQFSKPVNIEDRKKSKILKKSRKPLGIPTPNTHMNNFFHDYKARDEFNTRDFFTPPSVQHRYMEGFSNNNNKQYRQNRNYNNNNNNSNNNHGSNYNNFNNGNSYIKGWNKNFNKYRRPSSSSYTGKSPLSRYNMSYNHNNNSSINGYARRGSTTTVQHSPGAYIPPNARNHHVSPTNQFLRVPQSTAPDISTVLGGKPSYQEHYTQDSMDSEGDHDSDDVLFTLEEGDHDFVNGMDNLSINDHLPHTTVGSHNEVFVHASTNHNNNGNNNHIDTNSTTNQYHRQYIPPPLTTSLHINNNNNESNELPDLLKSPASSEAHLNLSSGPIDPILTGNIGNRYSHSSDSKELEQERRLSMEQKFKNGVYVPPHHRKSFNLGTQVPPMNMKTSNEATLSVSHNSVNFGGSYNSRRSSANESNPLHMNKALEKLSSSPGAKSSFVGFPKPLLPRNHSSTTIALQNEDVFADSNNDAIIFEDEEYEGESDKMAHGKMEGGDNESSSTSPDERQIFGPYEIYAQTFAGSTHDKKLGAGRKTSIQDEMVGSLEQYKNNWLILQQQD, from the coding sequence ATGACTTTAGATTACGAGATTTACAAAGAAGGAGGTATTTTGAATAATCgatatcaaaaaatagAGGATATCAGTGAAGGTTCATATGGTTATGTATCATTGGCTAAAGATGTTAGAGAGAAAAGATTGGTTGCAGTCAAatacattttcaaattagaagatgacgGCCAGTACGATGGGCCTCAGGACGACGAAAATGATTGTGATAGTAGCGATtgtgatgatgatgaagacacGAAAGTTGATACGGATCGccatgaaaatgaaaatggtaatGCCTCCAGTAATAACGGGTCAAGTAGAGAGAAGAAACACAATCTCTACAAACACAAAAAGTCCCTAATTTCTTCGAAAGTTAAATCAAGACTATCTAATAACATTTGTCTCGAAGCCATGTATGAAGTTGAtattcaaacaaaaattgGTAGACACCAAAATATTGCTGCTCTATTAGATTTCTTCGACTCTTACATCATCATGGAATATTGCTCTGGCGGTGACCTATATGAGGCGATCAAAGCCGATGCTGTGCCTAAGAAAACCAAATCGATCACTCATATTATCACACAAATCATGGATGCAATTGAATATGTTCATAACAAGGGCATTTATCATCGTGATATAAAACCTGAGAACATTTTAATTTCTGGAATTGATTGGACAATTAAGCTTACAGATTGGGGATTGGCTACTACAGATAAGACGTCTATGGATAGAAATGTCGGTAGTGAAAGATATATGTCCCCTGAACTTTTTGATAGTAATTTGGATATCaaggaaagaaaggaaCCTTATGACTGTGCCAAAGTGGATTTATGGGCTATGGGAATTGTGTTTCttaatattgttttccatAAGAATCCTTTTAGTATTGCCAATCAATCCGACAAGTCATTCTGTTATTTTGCTGCTAATAGAGAAGCGTTGTTTGATGTATTTTCGACAATGGCTTatgatttctttcaagTATTAAGGTATAGTTTAACCATCGATCCGGCTAATAGAGacttgaaaatgatgagaaCTGAACTACAGAACTTATCTGAGTATACATTAGACGATGAATACTATAATAACTTGGATGAAGGATATGAAGAAACTATGATTGACGGTTTGCCACCTCAGCCTGTTCCTCCATCTTCAGCACCGGTATCATTACCTACTCCTATTTCATCTAGTAACAAACAACATATGCCTGAATTTAAAAAggatttcaatttcaataatGTGAATGAAAGGAAACGGTCAGATGTCtctcaaaatcaaaatgtTGCAAGCGGCTTCTTTAAAAAACCGTCTACACAACAacagaaatttttcaaccaGGGTTATAATACAACACTATCTACTCATGAAAGGGCTAAATCTGCTCCTAAGTTCAAATTTAAGAAGCGCAATAAGTACGGAAGAACTGATAATCAATTTTCCAAACCAGTCAATATCGAagatagaaagaaaagtaaaattttgaaaaaatcaaggaAGCCTCTTGGCATACCAACGCCTAATACACACatgaataattttttccacGATTACAAAGCAAGGGATGAATTCAACACCAGAGATTTTTTCACTCCTCCAAGTGTCCAGCACAGGTATATGGAGGGGTTttccaacaacaacaataaacaGTACAGACAGAATCGTAAttacaacaataataacaacaacagcaataaCAATCATGGAAGTAATTATAATAATTTTAACAATGGTAATAGCTATATAAAGGGTTGGAACAAAAACTTTAACAAATACAGAAGACCAAGTTCCTCCAGTTATACCGGTAAGTCACCACTTTCAAGGTACAACATGAGCTATaatcataacaacaataGTTCTATAAATGGTTATGCAAGGCGTGGTTCTACGACTACAGTTCAACATTCACCAGGCGCTTATATTCCACCAAATGCCAGGAACCATCACGTAAGCCCAACGAATCAGTTTTTAAGAGTTCCGCAATCAACTGCTCCTGATATCTCTACCGTTTTAGGTGGGAAGCCTTCATACCAGGAACACTACACTCAGGATAGTATGGATTCTGAGGGCGATCACGATTCAGACGACGTTTTATTCACTCTTGAAGAAGGTGATCATGATTTCGTCAATGGTATGGACAACTTATCTATAAATGATCACTTACCGCATACAACGGTAGGTAGCCATAATGAAGTATTTGTTCACGCAAGCACTAATCACAATAACAATGGCAACAACAACCATATCGACACCAATAGTACCACTAATCAATATCATAGACAATATATTCCACCTCCTTTGACAACATCATTGCATatcaacaataacaataatgaatCTAATGAACTACCAGATTTACTAAAATCACCAGCATCATCTGAAGCACATTTAAATTTATCTTCTGGACCAATTGATCCAATTTTAACAGGTAATATTGGCAATCGATATTCACACTCATCTGACTCTAAGGAGCTAGAGCAGGAGCGTAGACTCAGTATggaacaaaaatttaaaaatgggGTTTATGTTCCACCTCATCATAGGAAGAGTTTCAACTTGGGAACACAGGTACCTCCTATGAATATGAAGACAAGTAACGAGGCCACGTTGTCAGTTTCGCATAATTCTGTTAATTTTGGTGGATCTTACAATTCCAGGCGTTCCAGTGCTAATGAATCTAACCCACTGCATATGAATAAAGCACTCGAGAAGTTGTCCTCTTCACCAGGAGCTAAAAGCTCCTTCGTTGGCTTCCCTAAACCTTTATTACCTCGTAATCATTCAAGCACTACGATTGCGTTGCAAAATGAAGACGTATTCGCAGACTCTAACAATGACGCCATAATTTTCGAAGACGAAGAATACGAAGGAGAAAGTGACAAGATGGCACATGGCAAAATGGAAGGTGGTGACAACGAATCCTCGTCAACCTCCCCGGATGAAAGGCAAATTTTCGGTCCTTATGAAATTTATGCTCAAACTTTCGCTGGCTCCACTCACGATAAAAAATTAGGAGCTGGCAGGAAGACAAGTATTCAGGATGAAATGGTCGGATCGTTAGAACAATACAAGAATAATTGGTTAATTTTACAGCAACAAGACTAA
- the SAM35 gene encoding SAM complex subunit SAM35 (Component of the sorting and assembly machinery (SAM) complex; the SAM (or TOB) complex is located in the mitochondrial outer membrane; the complex binds precursors of beta-barrel proteins and facilitates their insertion into the outer membrane): MVSSFSVPMPVKRIFDTFPLQTYAAQTDKDEAVALEIQRRSYTFTERGGGSSELTVEGTYKLGVYNVFLEANTGAALATDPWCLFVQLALCQKNGLVLPTHSQEQTPSHTCNHEMLVLSRLSNPDEALPILVEGYKKRIIRSTVAISEIMRSRILDDAEQLMYYTLLDTVLYDCWITQIIFCASDAQFMELYSCQKLSGSIVTPLDVENSLLQKLSAKSLKISLTKRNKFQFRHREIVKSMQGVYHNHHNSVNQEQVLNVLFENSKQVLLGLKDMLKSDGQPTYLHLKIASYILCITNVKEPIKLKTFVENECKELVQFAQDTLKNFVQ, from the coding sequence ATGGTAAGTTCATTCAGTGTTCCCATGCCAGTAAAACGGATATTTGACACATTTCCGTTACAAACATATGCTGCGCAGACTGACAAGGACGAGGCCGTTGCATTAGAAATACAGCGGAGGTCCTACACATTCACAGAACGCGGTGGTGGAAGCTCTGAGTTGACTGTGGAGGGGACGTACAAGCTAGGTGTTTACAACGTTTTTTTGGAGGCAAATACAGGGGCGGCATTGGCCACAGATCCATGGTGTCTGTTTGTTCAGCTTGCGCTGTGTCAAAAGAATGGTCTAGTCTTACCCACGCACTCGCAGGAACAAACCCCATCGCATACCTGTAACCATGAAATGCTCGTTCTGTCCCGTCTTTCTAACCCCGATGAGGCCCTACCTATTCTAGTTGAGGGTTACAAGAAGAGAATTATAAGATCCACCGTGGCAATCAGCGAAATTATGAGGTCTCGGATACTTGATGATGCTGAGCAGTTGATGTACTATACGTTGCTGGATACCGTGCTGTACGATTGTTGGATCACGCAAATAATTTTCTGTGCCTCAGATGCGCAATTCATGGAATTGTACTCTTGCCAGAAGTTAAGTGGTTCGATAGTCACTCCATTGGACGTAGAAAACTCTTTATTACAGAAGTTGTCCGCAAAGAGTTTGAAGATATCCCTAACAAAGCGGAACAAGTTCCAGTTCCGCCATCGAGAAATCGTCAAGAGTATGCAAGGAGTTTATCACAACCATCACAACTCCGTTAATCAAGAGCAGGTCTTGAACGTTTTGTTCGAGAATAGCAAGCAAGTTCTTTTAGGTTTAAAAGATATGTTGAAAAGCGACGGGCAACCCACTTACTTACATCTGAAAATTGCAAGTTACATTCTTTGTATAACGAACGTTAAGGAACCCATAAAGCTAAAGACATTTGTTGAAAACGAATGTAAAGAATTGGTCCAGTTTGCACAAGACACCCTGAAGAACTTCGTTCAGTAA
- the STE12 gene encoding homeodomain family transcription factor STE12 (Transcription factor that is activated by a MAPK signaling cascade; activates genes involved in mating or pseudohyphal/invasive growth pathways; cooperates with Tec1p transcription factor to regulate genes specific for invasive growth): protein MKVQITNSRTEEILKVQANNENDEVSKATPGEVEESLRLIGDLKFFLATAPVNWQENQIIRRYYLNSGQGFVSCVFWNNLYYITGTDIVKCCLYRMQKFGREVVQKKKFEEGIFSDLRNLKCGIDATLEQPKSEFLSFLFRNMCLKTQKKQKVFFWFSVAHDKLFADALERDLKRESLNQPSTTKPVNEPALSFSYDSSSDKPLYDQLLQHLDSRRPSSTTKSDNSPPKLESENFKDNELVTVTNQPLLGVGLMDDDAPESPSQINDFIPQKLIIEPNTLELNGLTEETPHDLPKNTAKGRDEEDFPLDYFPVSVEYPTEENAFDPFPPQAFTPAAPSMPISYDNVNERDSMPVNSLLNRYPYQLSVAPTFPVPPSSSRQHFMTNRDFYSSNNNKEKLVSPSDPTSYMKYDEPVMDFDESRPNENCTNAKSHNSGQQTKQHQLYSNNFQQSYPNGMVPGYYPKMPYNPMGGDPLLDQAFYGADDFFFPPEGCDNNMLYPQTATSWNVLPPQAMQPAPTYVGRPYTPNYRSTPGSAMFPYMQSSNSMQWNTAVSPYSSRAPSTTAKNYPPSTFYSQNINQYPRRRTVGMKSSQGNVPTGNKQSVGKSAKISKPLHIKTSAYQKQYKINLETKARPSAGDEDSAHPDKNKEISMPTPDSNTLVVQSEEGGAHSLEVDTNRRSDKNLPDAT from the coding sequence ATGAAAGTCCAAATAACCAATAGTAGAACAGAGGAAATCTTAAAAGTTCAAGCtaataatgaaaacgaTGAAGTCAGTAAAGCTACTCCGGGCGAAGTTGAAGAATCGCTAAGGTTAATCGGCGATCTAAAATTCTTTTTAGCCACAGCGCCGGTAAATTGGCAAGAAAACCAAATTATAAGGCGATACTATCTGAATAGTGGACAAGGCTTTGTCTCTTGTGTATTTTGGAACAATCTATACTATATTACAGGTACTGATATTGTCAAATGTTGTCTTTACAGAATGCAAAAGTTTGGGAGAGAAGTagttcaaaagaaaaaatttgaagagggtattttttcagatttaAGAAATCTCAAATGTGGTATAGATGCAACTTTAGAACAACCAAAGTCCGAATTTTTGTCGTTTCTATTCAGAAATATGTGTCTGAAAACCcaaaaaaagcagaaagtatttttttggttcaGTGTAGCACATGATAAGTTGTTTGCGGATGCGTTGGAAAGAGATttaaaaagagaaagtttGAATCAGCCTTCAACGACTAAGCCCGTTAATGAGCCCGCCttatctttttcatatGATTCCTCATCTGATAAGCCTCTCTACGATCAGTTACTTCAACATTTAGATTCTAGAAGACCATCTAGTACAACAAAATCAGATAATTCGCCTCCAAAATTAGAAAGCGAGAATTTTAAGGATAATGAGTTGGTAACAGTAACTAATCAGCCGCTTTTAGGCGTTGGCCTCATGGATGACGATGCGCCAGAATCCCCCTCTCAAATTAATGATTTTATTCCTCAGAAATTGATTATAGAACCCAATACTCTCGAATTGAATGGTCTCACAGAAGAAACGCCTCATGACTTACCCAAGAATACCGCTAAGGGCAGagacgaagaagattttCCTCTCGACTATTTTCCTGTATCTGTTGAATACCCTACGGAGGAAAATGCGTTTGATCCGTTCCCTCCACAGGCTTTTACGCCAGCTGCCCCTTCCATGCCTATTTCCTATGATAACGTGAATGAAAGGGATTCTATGCCCGTTAATTCTCTTCTTAATAGATACCCCTATCAGTTATCAGTGGCACCCACTTTCCCAGTGccaccatcatcatcgAGGCAACATTTTATGACAAATCGggatttttattcatctaacaataacaaggaaaaattgGTATCTCCTAGCGACCCTACCAGCTACATGAAGTATGACGAACCAGTTAtggattttgatgaatCTCGGCCAAATGAAAACTGTACAAATGCAAAATCTCACAACTCTGGCCAGCAAACTAAACAACACCAATTATATTCTAACAACTTCCAGCAATCTTACCCAAACGGAATGGTTCCAGGATACTACCCAAAAATGCCGTATAATCCCATGGGGGGGGATCCTCTACTCGATCAAGCCTTTTATGGCGCGGacgattttttctttccaccAGAAGGATGTGATAACAATATGCTGTATCCACAAACTGCAACTTCATGGAATGTTTTGCCCCCTCAAGCTATGCAACCAGCTCCAACCTATGTTGGGAGACCATACACACCGAATTATAGATCGACACCAGGTTCCGCGATGTTCCCATACATGCAAAGTTCAAATTCCATGCAGTGGAACACTGCTGTTTCACCTTATAGTTCGAGAGCACCATCTACAACTGCTAAAAACTATCCTCCTAGCACATTTTATtctcaaaatataaatcaaTACCCACGGCGAAGAACTGTGGGAATGAAGTCTTCACAAGGAAATGTTCCAACAGGTAATAAACAATCTGTGGGCAAGTCtgcaaaaatttcaaagccTCTACATATTAAGACAAGTGCTTATCAGAAGCAATACAAAATCAACTTGGAAACGAAAGCCAGGCCAAGTGCTGGTGACGAAGATTCTGCTCATCCTGataagaacaaagaaatttcGATGCCTACTCCGGATTCCAATACTTTGGTGGTCCAGTCAGAAGAAGGTGGAGCTCATTCACTTGAGGTAGATACCAATCGAAGGTCCGATAAAAACCTTCCAGATGCAACCTGa
- the IPI1 gene encoding Ipi1p (Component of the Rix1 complex and possibly pre-replicative complexes; required for processing of ITS2 sequences from 35S pre-rRNA; component of the pre-60S ribosomal particle with the dynein-related AAA-type ATPase Mdn1p; required for pre-replicative complex (pre-RC) formation and maintenance during DNA replication licensing; relocalizes to the cytosol in response to hypoxia; essential gene), protein MTKSRKQKQKKQDFLRKKLKVGKPKEKARNATDTSFVSKTISIRNQHLDQNPHDLTKRLTLLKHHNINVRKETLTTFQKSIPSIIKSRLMTPLLTQSIPLICDESQQVRQGLIDLVDEIGSHDAEILKLHCNIFVLYINMAMTHIVTQIQADSTKFLSHLLKYCGDEVVRKSWVKLLNGVFGVLGWGQVGKNDSASIVQTKKRNAKYVTIHLNALYTLVEYGCQDERARSDGDTAETTEDSGTLRNPYLIPDYPQPFEHLKLFTRELKVQDATSSGVNATLLSLATQDIDTRKAVFIEQFLPIVRKKIEVIIKEGGECGKSANKLKTLLAKIFD, encoded by the coding sequence ATGacaaaatcaagaaagcagaagcaaaaaaagcaggattttttgagaaaaaagttaaaagtTGGTAAGccaaaggaaaaagcaAGGAATGCTACCGATACATCTTTCGTTTCCAAGACTATTTCTATTAGAAATCAACATTTAGACCAAAATCCACATGATTTAACAAAACGGCTAACGCTCTTAAAGCATCATAACATCAATGTGAGAAAGGAAACATTAACAACATTCCAAAAGTCAATACCGTCTATAATAAAATCTCGACTTATGACACCATTACTTACTCAAAGTATACCGTTGATTTGCGATGAATCGCAGCAAGTACGTCAGGGACTTATTGATCTCGTAGATGAAATAGGTAGTCACGATGCGGAGATTTTAAAATTGCACTGCAACATTTTTGTCTTATACATTAACATGGCAATGACACATATTGTTACACAAATTCAAGCAGATTCTACTAAATTTCTCTCTCATCTGTTGAAGTATTGCGGAGATGAAGTGGTTAGGAAATCTTGGGTAAAACTTTTGAACGGTGTCTTTGGAGTGCTCGGTTGGGGACAGGTAGGGAAAAATGATAGCGCTAGCATAGTGCAAACGAAGAAGCGAAACGCCAAATATGTCACTATTCATCTCAATGCTCTGTACACTCTTGTTGAATACGGATGTCAGGATGAACGCGCTAGAAGCGACGGAGACACGGCAGAGACTACAGAGGACAGCGGTACGCTACGAAACCCATATTTAATCCCAGATTATCCGCAGCCGTTTGAGCACTTGAAACTATTTACCAGAGAATTGAAAGTTCAGGATGCTACCTCCAGTGGAGTAAATGCCACACTACTGTCATTGGCAACACAGGATATCGATACTCGAAAAGCGGTATTTATCGAACAATTCCTGCCTATAGTACGTAAGAAAATCGAAGTAATTATCAAGGAAGGTGGTGAATGTGGTAAAAGTGCAAACAAGCTTAAAACGCTGCTTGcaaaaatctttgattGA
- the NAM8 gene encoding Nam8p (RNA binding protein, component of the U1 snRNP protein; mutants are defective in meiotic recombination and in formation of viable spores, involved in the formation of DSBs through meiosis-specific splicing of REC107 pre-mRNA; Nam8p regulon embraces the meiotic pre-mRNAs of REC107, HFM1, AMA1 SPO22 and PCH2; the putative RNA binding domains RRM2 and RRM3 are required for Nam8p meiotic function), producing the protein MSYKQTTYYPSRGNLVRNDSSPYTNTISSETNNSSTSVLSLQGASNVSLGTTGNQLYMGDLDPTWDKNTVRQIWASLGEANINVRMMWNNTLNNGSRSSMGPKNNQGYCFVDFPSSTHAANALLKNGMLIPNFPNKKLKLNWATSSYSNSNNSLNNVKSGNNCSIFVGDLAPNVTESQLFELFINRYASTSHAKIVHDQVTGMSKGYGFVKFTNSDEQQLALSEMQGVFLNGRAIKVGPTSGQQQHVSGNNDYNRSSSSLNNENVDSRFLSKGQSFLSNGNNNMGFKRNHMSQFIYPVQQQPSLNHFTDPNNTTVFIGGLSSLVTEDELRAYFQPFGTIVYVKIPVGKCCGFVQYVDRLSAEAAIAGMQGFPIANSRVRLSWGRSAKQTALLQQAMLSNSLQVQQQQPGLQQPNYGYIPSSTCEAPVLPDNNVSSTMLPGCQILNYSNPYANANGLGSNNFSFYSNNNATNTQATSLLADTSSMDLSGTGGQQVIMQGSEAVVNSTNAMLNRLEQGSNGFMFA; encoded by the coding sequence ATGTCCTATAAACAAACAACATATTATCCTAGCAGGGGTAATCTGGTAAGAAACGACTCATCTCCGTACACTAATACTATTTCCTCAGAAACCAACAATAGCAGTACAAGCGTATTGAGTCTTCAAGGCGCATCTAACGTGAGTTTAGGGACCACTGGTAACCAATTGTACATGGGCGACTTGGATCCTACATGGGATAAGAATACCGTTAGGCAAATTTGGGCATCTCTGGGAGAAGCGAATATTAATGTCCGGATGATGTGGAATAATACGCTTAATAATGGGTCGAGATCATCAATGGGTCCAAAGAATAATCAAGGATATTGCTTTGTTGATTTTCCCTCATCTACTCATGCAGCAAATGCACTTTTAAAGAATGGTATGCTTATACCCAATTTtccaaataaaaaattgaaattaaacTGGGCTACATCCTCATATTCAAACAGCAACAATTCTCTTAACAACGTGAAGAGTGGTAACAACTGTTCTATATTTGTTGGAGACTTAGCACCAAATGTTACAGAGTCTCAATTATTTGAACTTTTCATTAACAGATATGCTTCTACTTCTCATGCCAAAATTGTGCACGACCAGGTTACCGGGATGTCTAAGGGCTACGGTTTTGTAAAGTTTACCAATTCTGATGAACAACAGTTAGCTCTGTCAGAAATGCAAGGCGTATTTTTAAATGGTAGAGCCATAAAAGTAGGACCCACATCTGGTCAGCAGCAGCATGTCAGCGGTAACAACGATTACAACCGTAGTTCTTCGTCACTAAACAACGAAAATGTAGACTCGAGATTTCTTTCCAAGGGTCAATCATTTTTAAGCAATGGAAATAATAACATGGGCTTTAAGAGAAACCATATGTCTCAATTCATTTATCCAGTCCAACAGCAGCCGTCTTTAAACCACTTCACTGATCCGAATAACACCACTGTGTTTATCGGAGGATTGTCATCACTGGTGACTGAAGACGAATTACGTGCTTATTTCCAACCTTTTGGCACGATAGTCTATGTCAAAATTCCGGTAGGCAAATGTTGCGGGTTTGTCCAGTATGTTGATCGGCTATCGGCTGAGGCTGCCATTGCTGGGATGCAAGGGTTCCCCATTGCAAATTCAAGAGTTAGACTGTCTTGGGGCAGGTCTGCTAAGCAAACAGCGTTGCTTCAGCAAGCCATGTTAAGTAACTCTTTACAGGttcaacaacagcaaccaGGTTTACAGCAACCTAACTACGGATACATTCCATCCAGTACGTGTGAAGCACCTGTTCTGCCAGATAATAATGTTTCATCCACGATGCTTCCTGGATGTCAAATTCTGAATTATTCTAATCCATACGCTAATGCGAATGGATTAGGCTCGAAcaatttcagtttctacagtaataataatgcTACAAATACGCAAGCTACTAGTTTACTGGCTGACACTAGCTCTATGGACCTCTCAGGCACGGGTGGCCAACAAGTTATCATGCAAGGAAGCGAAGCGGTTGTTAACAGCACTAATGCAATGTTAAACCGTTTGGAACAAGGCAGTAATGGTTTTATGTTTGCTTGA
- a CDS encoding uncharacterized protein (hypothetical protein; identified by fungal homology and RT-PCR; SWAT-GFP and mCherry fusion proteins localize to the endoplasmic reticulum and vacuole respectively) has protein sequence MRLSLYSCCLCIGARRIPTPCLFSYIFTPNLAHFHSPLRSSGFRPAGATRFYS, from the coding sequence ATGCGTTTGTCTCTCTATTCATGTTGTCTCTGTATAGGGGCACGGCGAATTCCTACTCCGTGTCTCTTCTCCTATATCTTTACACCAAATTTGGCCCATTTTCATTCCCCTTTACGTAGTAGCGGTTTTCGGCCTGCCGGTGCTACGCGTTTCTATAGCTAG
- the RTC3 gene encoding Rtc3p (hypothetical protein involved in RNA metabolism; has structural similarity to SBDS, the human protein mutated in Shwachman-Diamond Syndrome (the yeast SBDS ortholog is SDO1); null mutation suppresses cdc13-1 temperature sensitivity; protein abundance increases in response to DNA replication stress) — MSTVTKYFYKGENTDLIVFAASEELVDEYLKNPSIGKLSEVVELFEVFTPQDGRGAEGELGAASKAQVENEFGKGKKIEEVIDLILRNGKPNSTTSSLKTKGGNAGTKAYN, encoded by the coding sequence ATGTCTACTGTAACCAAATACTTTTACAAGGGTGAAAATACAGATTTGATTGTCTTCGCTGCATCCGAAGAGCTTGTAGAcgaatatttgaaaaatccaTCAATTGGTAAGCTATCTGAAGTTGTCGAACTCTTCGAAGTTTTCACTCCTCAGGACGGTAGGGGTGCCGAGGGTGAGTTGGGCGCTGCCTCCAAGGCCCAAGTGGAAAATGAGTTCGGTAAGGGCAAGAAGATCGAAGAAGTTATCGATTTGATATTGAGAAATGGTAAGCCAAACTCTACCACCTCTAGTCTCAAAACCAAAGGGGGTAACGCCGGAACCAAAGCCTACAATTGA